From Rudanella lutea DSM 19387, a single genomic window includes:
- a CDS encoding abortive infection system antitoxin AbiGi family protein — protein sequence MSVLTANTLFHFTKKDALLGILSTGFRPSYSPEFGDHNFPTLPEMHIPMVCFCDLPLSRLQNHIHGYKWNFNGVDRQSKQYGKFGLGMSKEWGTTKKLNPVTYIQPDSHLLQFIRLTTGALYDLYFPLKAEWENDPNVSPVARSYYSNPLTRFMAAGMPTPPLSYKRFNISEHGYSNAVAMCAYLKPYRDPLTGQQYYDEREWRYVIPYTKTEPGTVPPLTVFEGKLVPVIGHEKGIEWDIDMFKKNIERDYMLTFNPSDVKYIIVESDSDIHDIITLMKGLPDKYTSDDIDRLVTRIITCEQLKEDF from the coding sequence ATGTCCGTACTAACCGCCAACACTTTATTCCATTTCACCAAAAAGGATGCTTTGCTAGGAATCTTAAGTACAGGTTTCCGACCATCTTACAGTCCAGAATTTGGCGACCATAACTTTCCTACACTACCTGAGATGCACATTCCTATGGTTTGTTTCTGCGACCTGCCATTATCAAGGTTGCAAAACCACATTCATGGGTACAAATGGAATTTCAATGGGGTTGATCGGCAATCGAAACAGTACGGCAAATTTGGTTTAGGTATGAGCAAGGAGTGGGGTACCACGAAAAAGCTCAACCCTGTTACATACATTCAACCTGATTCACATCTACTCCAATTTATTCGCTTAACCACTGGTGCTTTATACGATCTATACTTCCCATTAAAAGCCGAATGGGAGAATGATCCAAATGTCAGCCCAGTTGCTAGAAGCTATTACTCTAATCCATTGACCAGATTCATGGCGGCAGGAATGCCTACACCACCTCTAAGCTATAAGAGATTCAATATCTCTGAACATGGATACTCCAATGCTGTCGCTATGTGCGCTTATCTAAAACCGTATCGAGACCCTCTAACAGGACAACAATATTATGACGAGCGAGAGTGGCGGTATGTTATTCCTTACACAAAAACGGAACCTGGAACTGTTCCTCCATTGACGGTATTTGAAGGTAAATTAGTCCCTGTTATCGGTCATGAAAAAGGTATAGAATGGGATATTGATATGTTTAAGAAAAACATAGAGCGTGATTACATGCTCACCTTCAACCCATCAGATGTAAAGTACATAATCGTTGAAAGTGATAGTGACATTCATGACATAATTACGCTGATGAAAGGGTTACCCGACAAGTATACAAGCGACGATATAGACAGATTAGTCACTAGAATAATTACCTGCGAACAACTCAAGGAAGACTTCTAA
- a CDS encoding SymE family type I addiction module toxin yields the protein MYAKNRKLGYCARKNRYRQFSFLPALNLGGRWMAEAGFQIGQQVRVTVENGKITIEA from the coding sequence ATGTACGCGAAAAATCGAAAGCTGGGCTACTGCGCCCGCAAAAACCGTTACCGCCAATTCAGTTTTCTGCCGGCACTCAACCTGGGCGGGCGGTGGATGGCCGAGGCCGGGTTTCAGATCGGGCAACAGGTACGGGTAACAGTCGAAAACGGAAAAATCACGATAGAGGCATGA
- a CDS encoding N-6 DNA methylase yields the protein MPKSTDVPHELRALNKIFSEKDYSWDYADSFRDWVDFLVESFMPIRQGEYERLKKKHKDLDWFVRMTREWVMLQQRMVGDGDHAWYDALGTFYETLCGRGKRDVLGQFFTPPHVVEFMTRITTTPEQTGKGLLINDPASGSGRMLIASHAVAPGNYQFGADLDSICARMTAVNMCLHGCVGQAVCMDSLNPDDWRFGYDINRTLRYTGIPAIVPIQKEQCHTWRLWQREKAEWAEKKKHQPDLPPPQPPAAKTAKYGQLSLF from the coding sequence ATGCCGAAGAGCACCGACGTGCCGCACGAGCTGCGGGCACTTAACAAGATATTTTCCGAAAAAGACTATTCGTGGGATTACGCTGACTCGTTCCGCGACTGGGTCGACTTTCTGGTGGAGTCGTTTATGCCCATCCGTCAGGGCGAGTACGAGCGGCTGAAGAAAAAGCACAAAGACCTGGATTGGTTCGTCCGGATGACCCGCGAGTGGGTGATGCTGCAGCAGCGGATGGTTGGCGATGGCGACCATGCCTGGTACGATGCCCTGGGTACTTTCTACGAGACTCTGTGCGGTCGGGGTAAGCGCGACGTGCTCGGTCAGTTTTTCACCCCGCCCCACGTGGTCGAGTTCATGACCCGTATCACAACTACTCCAGAGCAAACGGGCAAAGGGTTACTGATCAATGACCCAGCTAGTGGCTCAGGCCGCATGCTGATTGCGTCGCACGCGGTGGCTCCGGGCAACTACCAGTTTGGGGCCGACCTGGACTCGATCTGCGCCCGGATGACGGCCGTGAATATGTGCTTACATGGCTGCGTAGGGCAGGCTGTGTGCATGGACTCACTTAACCCCGACGACTGGCGGTTTGGCTACGACATAAACCGTACCCTGCGCTACACGGGCATCCCGGCGATTGTGCCGATCCAGAAAGAGCAGTGCCACACGTGGCGTCTCTGGCAGCGGGAAAAGGCCGAGTGGGCCGAGAAAAAGAAGCACCAGCCCGACCTGCCACCGCCCCAGCCACCGGCCGCAAAAACCGCCAAATATGGCCAATTAAGCCTGTTTTGA
- a CDS encoding DUF4121 family protein, whose amino-acid sequence MATSSLDMSKLADKLKENVADYSKIFFLKQSNGFNVKKDRLFTGFQVRDKVPLIRSSTDPMLQPGRKGGAPNYKGGVALANREAGLLPFQANLKLDEKQLYAWSKTYLAKRRPTDSSDIYSFEAMNWYMEQVFRQCAKDVHGAIYKGVHDAQGDSHVDIVDGLEILFEQGIAPAGSVAGAVGDIPAGNVVAAAATINASNVLSELQKLGMAFFETMDEPLEENGILALDPMHIVYITQALDAQLSNNAQIVYRENGVLRLAMLPNVTIEPRSWLKGTDKQLLTVEGNLAVLGPEDTTEDIPSIKVEQSERTIKLFLDGEMGINYCDGRVLFMNDK is encoded by the coding sequence GTGGCAACGTCATCACTCGACATGAGTAAGCTGGCCGATAAGCTCAAAGAGAATGTCGCCGATTATTCAAAGATTTTTTTTCTCAAACAGTCGAACGGCTTCAACGTGAAGAAAGACCGGCTGTTTACGGGGTTTCAGGTGCGCGATAAGGTGCCCCTCATTCGCTCGTCGACCGATCCCATGTTGCAGCCTGGCCGCAAGGGTGGTGCACCTAATTACAAGGGCGGTGTGGCACTGGCTAACCGCGAGGCTGGCCTGTTGCCGTTTCAGGCTAACCTGAAGCTGGACGAGAAGCAGCTCTACGCCTGGAGTAAAACGTACCTGGCTAAGCGTCGGCCGACCGATTCGAGCGATATCTACTCGTTCGAGGCCATGAACTGGTACATGGAGCAGGTGTTCCGGCAGTGCGCCAAAGACGTGCACGGGGCGATCTACAAAGGCGTGCACGATGCCCAGGGCGACAGCCACGTGGACATTGTGGACGGTCTGGAGATCCTGTTTGAGCAGGGCATTGCGCCGGCGGGCTCGGTAGCCGGTGCGGTGGGCGATATTCCGGCTGGTAACGTGGTGGCTGCTGCGGCTACGATCAACGCCAGCAACGTGCTCTCAGAGCTGCAAAAACTGGGTATGGCGTTTTTCGAGACGATGGATGAGCCCCTCGAAGAGAACGGCATTTTGGCACTCGACCCGATGCACATTGTCTACATCACGCAGGCACTGGACGCGCAGCTGTCGAACAACGCGCAGATCGTGTACCGGGAGAATGGCGTACTGCGGCTGGCCATGCTGCCGAATGTTACGATTGAGCCCCGCTCGTGGCTGAAGGGCACTGACAAGCAGCTACTGACGGTAGAGGGTAACCTGGCCGTGTTGGGCCCCGAGGATACGACGGAGGACATTCCGAGTATCAAGGTTGAGCAGTCGGAGCGGACGATCAAGCTGTTCCTCGACGGTGAAATGGGTATCAACTACTGCGACGGCCGCGTGCTGTTTATGAACGATAAGTAG
- a CDS encoding S49 family peptidase — MTGNLYSCAWAVSPLHENVIKAALKADLFKLNTLGFMNGLPQHLIEAADYSYEKAWIDYLSMNGHVPVIPIQGTMSRGYTYDNYFSNTFLMALIYKAADDDSKTGVILRYNSGGGTVDSTDELAAAVAYLASKKPVVAHVTLCASAALWSAAPSTEIMMGTSPLAKIGSIGTIYIHMNVAKALEQQGMEPQIFRSTGAIHKAKLNSIEPLDEDTIGEIQRDLDASAKAFKSGLRAGRGAKLASDEIYTGKVYGPKDAIRLGLADSQGDLNAAYKRVIQLS, encoded by the coding sequence ATGACCGGCAATCTGTATTCCTGCGCGTGGGCAGTTTCGCCACTCCACGAAAATGTAATCAAGGCCGCGCTGAAGGCCGATCTGTTTAAGCTCAATACGCTGGGCTTTATGAACGGGCTGCCGCAGCATCTGATTGAAGCGGCCGACTACTCCTACGAAAAAGCCTGGATTGATTATCTGTCGATGAACGGCCATGTGCCGGTCATTCCGATTCAGGGCACCATGTCGCGCGGGTACACCTACGACAACTATTTCAGCAACACCTTTCTGATGGCGCTGATCTACAAAGCGGCCGACGATGACAGCAAGACCGGCGTGATTCTGCGCTACAATTCGGGTGGTGGTACCGTGGACTCGACCGACGAGCTGGCTGCGGCCGTGGCCTACCTGGCCAGCAAAAAGCCGGTGGTGGCGCACGTGACGCTCTGCGCTAGTGCGGCCCTGTGGTCGGCGGCTCCCTCAACCGAAATCATGATGGGGACTAGCCCCCTGGCTAAGATCGGCTCTATTGGCACGATCTACATTCACATGAATGTGGCTAAGGCGCTGGAGCAGCAGGGGATGGAACCCCAGATTTTCCGGTCGACGGGCGCTATTCACAAAGCGAAGCTGAACAGTATCGAACCGCTCGACGAGGATACGATCGGGGAAATTCAGCGCGATCTAGATGCGTCGGCTAAGGCGTTCAAATCGGGCCTGCGCGCGGGCCGGGGTGCCAAGTTGGCCTCCGACGAAATCTATACCGGCAAGGTGTATGGGCCTAAAGATGCAATTCGGTTAGGACTGGCCGATAGCCAGGGCGATCTCAATGCGGCTTACAAGCGAGTAATTCAACTTTCATAA
- a CDS encoding DUF1353 domain-containing protein, protein MQAIVVEYLEDDPKADRWRLVQPLTFSTLVGQVVVPVGYKTDFASVPMILWGFFPPIGRHCRACVLHDYWYDNRLFEAELGETRARYLADRELYERLKAVEPRKWLRNWCMYAACRLFGRSWWRN, encoded by the coding sequence ATGCAGGCTATTGTAGTGGAATATTTAGAAGATGACCCCAAAGCCGACCGCTGGCGACTGGTACAGCCACTGACCTTCAGTACCCTGGTTGGGCAGGTGGTTGTACCAGTTGGTTACAAGACCGACTTTGCCAGTGTGCCCATGATTCTCTGGGGCTTTTTCCCGCCAATCGGGCGGCATTGTCGGGCCTGCGTGCTGCATGACTATTGGTACGACAACCGGTTGTTTGAGGCCGAGCTGGGCGAAACGCGAGCACGCTACCTGGCAGATCGGGAGCTTTATGAACGTCTGAAGGCAGTAGAGCCTCGAAAGTGGCTCCGCAATTGGTGTATGTATGCGGCCTGCCGGTTGTTCGGCCGCAGCTGGTGGAGAAATTAG
- a CDS encoding pyocin knob domain-containing protein yields MASDGSSIKNDIDNNLGNKGYRGIRIATVITVLKSVVDWVTTSINTNLSTWFKVGGGVAGANTDAAYRTGKTIFGRSYDDGSGAVLQTHGKVTIGGVIYEEATAMLIPETLDFNAMLNLGVFGVGGSSWNPAGNGPAGTFPGIFTFGTLINQVSHFGNRIQTYVDNNTNYAYRRQRWGNNAWGPWVCYDLYVPRLEVSDEVRFNGSLRNRKVVMYEVGGNDHQYYGSGVNGNTYRQQVPSTSDDFVFYAGTSASTSNEVGRIKGNGEWWAPGGVLSGWRTKAGNPTTADIPAGRSVIYKNSSNNELRLWANDGGTMKSILLMS; encoded by the coding sequence ATGGCATCAGACGGCTCGTCGATCAAAAACGATATCGACAATAATCTGGGGAACAAGGGTTACCGGGGCATTCGGATTGCGACGGTAATCACGGTGCTCAAAAGTGTGGTGGACTGGGTGACTACCAGTATTAATACTAACCTCAGTACCTGGTTCAAAGTAGGCGGGGGCGTGGCCGGGGCCAACACGGATGCCGCCTATAGGACCGGCAAAACCATTTTTGGGCGCTCTTACGACGATGGCTCTGGGGCAGTACTTCAGACTCATGGCAAAGTGACCATTGGCGGGGTGATTTACGAAGAAGCTACGGCAATGCTTATACCTGAGACGCTCGACTTTAATGCGATGTTGAATCTGGGTGTGTTTGGGGTAGGTGGCTCATCCTGGAATCCGGCTGGCAATGGGCCTGCTGGTACGTTTCCGGGCATATTCACCTTCGGCACGTTGATCAATCAGGTTTCGCACTTCGGAAACCGAATTCAGACGTACGTAGATAACAATACGAATTATGCGTACCGTCGGCAACGCTGGGGGAACAATGCTTGGGGACCGTGGGTATGCTATGATTTGTATGTACCCAGGCTGGAGGTTAGTGACGAAGTGCGGTTTAACGGCTCCCTGAGAAACCGCAAGGTAGTGATGTATGAGGTTGGTGGTAATGATCATCAGTACTATGGGTCCGGGGTGAATGGTAACACCTATCGGCAGCAAGTACCCAGTACGTCGGATGATTTCGTGTTTTATGCTGGAACCAGTGCGAGTACCAGTAATGAAGTTGGCCGTATCAAGGGTAATGGTGAATGGTGGGCACCCGGTGGGGTTCTCTCTGGCTGGCGCACAAAAGCCGGAAACCCCACCACCGCCGATATACCTGCTGGCAGGTCGGTGATTTATAAAAACAGCAGCAACAACGAATTGCGGCTATGGGCGAACGATGGGGGCACAATGAAGTCTATCCTTCTAATGAGTTGA